The following coding sequences lie in one Microbacterium sp. XT11 genomic window:
- a CDS encoding glycine betaine ABC transporter substrate-binding protein produces MKKFRHITAGVALAAAASLALAGCASGDDGAAGGDGDNGDKGTITLGYLPSWTDGLSMAYLAQDQLEKLGYTVEMEEMTEAGPLFTGLARGDFDVYPSAWPQVTHKEYMETYGDDLEDLGAYYDGAVLTIAVPSYMDDIDSIEDLAGQADRFGGKIVGIEPGAGLTGVTKDSMMPEYGLDGEYELLTSSTAGMLAELDTAYAAEEDIVVTLWRPFWAYNSWDMKDLEDPKGAMGKPETLNFIAHAGVSDEFPEAAELFGKITLNDEQYGALEGLVTSEEYKGKPAEAVDKWIEENGDQFDWIVE; encoded by the coding sequence ATGAAGAAGTTCCGGCACATCACAGCAGGGGTGGCACTCGCTGCCGCCGCATCCCTCGCCCTCGCGGGCTGCGCGAGCGGCGACGACGGAGCCGCGGGAGGCGACGGCGACAACGGTGACAAGGGCACCATCACCCTCGGCTACCTGCCCAGCTGGACCGACGGCCTCAGCATGGCCTACCTCGCGCAGGACCAGCTCGAGAAGCTCGGCTACACGGTCGAGATGGAGGAGATGACCGAGGCGGGCCCGCTGTTCACCGGCCTCGCCAGGGGCGACTTCGACGTGTATCCCTCGGCGTGGCCCCAGGTCACCCACAAGGAGTACATGGAAACCTACGGCGACGACCTGGAGGACCTCGGCGCGTACTACGACGGCGCGGTGCTCACCATCGCCGTACCGTCGTACATGGACGACATCGACTCGATCGAGGACCTCGCAGGCCAGGCCGACCGGTTCGGCGGCAAGATCGTCGGCATCGAGCCGGGTGCGGGCCTGACGGGTGTGACGAAGGACTCGATGATGCCCGAGTACGGTCTCGACGGCGAGTACGAGCTGCTCACCTCGTCGACCGCGGGCATGCTCGCCGAGCTCGACACCGCCTACGCCGCCGAGGAGGACATCGTCGTTACGCTGTGGCGGCCGTTCTGGGCGTACAACAGCTGGGACATGAAGGACCTCGAAGACCCGAAGGGCGCCATGGGCAAGCCCGAGACGCTGAACTTCATCGCGCACGCCGGTGTCAGCGACGAGTTCCCCGAGGCCGCCGAGCTGTTCGGCAAGATCACGCTGAACGACGAGCAGTACGGCGCGCTCGAGGGCCTCGTGACCAGCGAGGAGTACAAGGGCAAGCCGGCCGAGGCCGTCGACAAGTGGATCGAGGAGAACGGCGACCAGTTCGACTGGATCGTCGAGTAA
- a CDS encoding quaternary amine ABC transporter ATP-binding protein: protein MSEIALEARHLYKVFGRNPNQVVRRLKAGQNRGEVADAGTAAVIDASFTVNRGEIFVIMGLSGSGKSTIIRMLNGLHEATDGSVVVVGDPITGIPASKLREIRRDRISMVFQHFALLPHRTVAANVAYPLELKGVPKAQRLAKADEILSLVGLAGLGDKLPSELSGGMQQRVGIARALAADTDILLMDEAFSALDPLIRREMQEQLLELQQKLHKTIVFITHDLNEAMFLGDRIAVMRDGRIVQIGTPEDILTDPANDYVEQFVQDVDRARVLTAANVMERPRPVVAHTAGPRTALRQMRDSSMSATYVVGRDRQLVGIVTDRDAVKLVRKGVTTLDSILKPVPLAVNEDEVLMNLFIPSIESPVPLAVTDAAGRLVGVIPRVTLLAALGPGPGATGELTLPLLPMPQAEIDAVLGEAEVAAEAEAQPAAAPQIEGGNR, encoded by the coding sequence GTGTCCGAAATCGCACTCGAAGCGCGCCATCTGTACAAGGTGTTCGGGAGGAACCCGAATCAGGTCGTACGGCGCCTGAAAGCAGGACAGAACCGGGGCGAGGTCGCCGATGCCGGCACCGCCGCCGTGATCGACGCCAGCTTCACCGTGAACCGCGGTGAGATCTTCGTGATCATGGGGCTCTCGGGCTCCGGCAAGTCCACCATCATCCGCATGCTCAACGGTCTCCACGAGGCGACCGACGGGAGCGTAGTCGTCGTCGGCGACCCCATCACCGGCATCCCCGCGTCGAAGCTCCGCGAGATCCGCCGTGACCGCATCTCGATGGTGTTCCAGCACTTCGCCCTGCTGCCGCATCGTACGGTCGCCGCGAATGTCGCCTATCCGCTCGAGCTCAAGGGCGTGCCCAAGGCCCAGCGCCTGGCGAAGGCCGACGAGATCCTGTCGCTGGTCGGCCTCGCCGGTCTCGGCGACAAGCTGCCCAGTGAGCTTTCGGGCGGCATGCAGCAGCGCGTCGGCATCGCCCGCGCGCTCGCAGCCGACACCGACATCCTGCTCATGGACGAGGCGTTCAGCGCGCTCGACCCGCTGATCCGCCGGGAGATGCAGGAGCAGCTGCTCGAGCTGCAGCAGAAGCTGCACAAGACCATCGTGTTCATCACGCACGACCTCAACGAGGCGATGTTCCTCGGCGACCGCATCGCCGTGATGCGCGACGGCCGCATCGTGCAGATCGGCACGCCGGAAGACATCCTCACCGACCCGGCCAACGACTACGTCGAGCAGTTCGTGCAAGACGTCGACCGTGCCCGCGTGCTCACGGCCGCGAACGTCATGGAGCGTCCGCGCCCGGTGGTGGCGCACACGGCAGGACCCCGCACGGCTCTGCGGCAGATGCGTGATTCCTCGATGTCGGCGACGTACGTGGTCGGCCGCGACCGCCAGCTGGTCGGCATCGTGACCGACCGCGACGCGGTCAAGCTCGTGCGCAAGGGCGTGACCACCCTCGACTCGATCCTCAAGCCGGTGCCCCTCGCGGTGAACGAGGACGAGGTGCTCATGAACCTCTTCATCCCGTCCATCGAATCGCCCGTGCCCCTGGCCGTGACGGATGCCGCCGGCCGCCTGGTCGGCGTGATCCCGCGTGTCACGCTGCTGGCGGCGCTCGGCCCCGGACCCGGCGCGACCGGCGAGCTCACCCTGCCTCTGCTGCCGATGCCGCAGGCCGAGATCGACGCCGTGCTCGGCGAAGCGGAGGTGGCGGCGGAGGCCGAGGCGCAGCCCGCCGCGGCGCCGCAGATCGAGGGAGGGAACCGCTGA
- a CDS encoding class I SAM-dependent methyltransferase gives MPDFPYARLRRRPDVEAANLQAYDATDALLVGRALESGVPGHEIAVIGDAYGAITLPLTDAGLTGIRVHQDLATGRRALALNAEELGLAGFSPHELDGSLLDGARLVLLQLPKALAELEEIADAVARWAAADVVLVAGGRVKHMTLAQNDVLGRSFARVQPQRAERKSRLIVATEPRAVPAQPPYPVRAHHEGLVLVAHGGAFAGAKLDIGTRVLLDVLAELPGSSPASVRTVVDLGCGTGALAVSAAIAHAGARVVATDRSAAAVASARATAEANGLADRIEVTHDDAGSRIPDASVDVVLLNPPFHLGSSVHTGAATRLFEAAARMLRPGGELLTVFNSALAYRPELTALIGPTEQLRRTPKFTVTRSIRR, from the coding sequence GACGTCGAGGCCGCGAACCTGCAGGCGTACGACGCCACCGACGCCCTGCTCGTGGGCAGGGCTCTCGAGAGCGGCGTCCCGGGGCACGAGATCGCCGTCATCGGCGACGCGTACGGCGCGATCACCCTGCCGCTGACGGATGCCGGCCTCACCGGCATCCGGGTGCATCAGGACCTCGCGACCGGCCGCCGGGCCCTCGCGCTCAACGCGGAAGAGCTCGGGCTCGCGGGGTTCTCGCCGCATGAGCTCGACGGATCGCTGCTCGACGGCGCGCGGCTCGTGCTGCTGCAGCTGCCCAAGGCGCTCGCGGAGCTCGAGGAGATCGCAGACGCGGTCGCGCGGTGGGCGGCAGCCGACGTCGTGCTCGTGGCAGGCGGCCGCGTGAAGCACATGACCCTCGCCCAGAACGACGTGCTCGGCCGCAGCTTCGCGCGGGTGCAGCCGCAGCGCGCCGAGCGGAAGTCCCGGCTGATCGTCGCGACGGAGCCGCGTGCGGTGCCGGCTCAGCCGCCGTATCCCGTGCGGGCGCACCATGAAGGCCTCGTGCTCGTGGCGCACGGCGGGGCGTTCGCGGGGGCCAAGCTCGACATCGGCACCAGGGTGCTGCTCGACGTGCTCGCCGAGCTCCCCGGTTCTTCCCCTGCGTCTGTTCGCACAGTCGTCGACCTCGGCTGCGGCACCGGCGCGCTCGCCGTCTCCGCGGCGATCGCGCACGCAGGCGCCCGGGTGGTCGCGACCGATCGTTCTGCAGCGGCCGTGGCCTCGGCACGCGCGACGGCGGAGGCGAACGGACTCGCCGACCGCATCGAGGTGACGCACGACGACGCCGGATCGCGGATTCCCGACGCGAGCGTGGACGTCGTGCTGCTCAACCCGCCCTTCCATCTCGGCAGCAGTGTGCACACGGGAGCCGCGACCCGGCTGTTCGAGGCGGCGGCGCGGATGCTGCGCCCAGGCGGCGAGCTGCTCACGGTCTTCAACTCCGCCCTGGCGTACCGCCCCGAGCTCACGGCGCTCATCGGCCCGACCGAGCAGCTCCGCCGCACGCCGAAGTTCACCGTCACACGAAGCATCCGTCGCTGA
- a CDS encoding ABC transporter permease: MPALNIAPMADGFRIPVGDAAKFVVDWIRDNLKILLDVVSNVVGFLVEGLADVLNFLPAPLMIVLFAAIAWLLRSWQLAVGTAVTFALIVGMDQWDHAMETLALVLVAALVTVAISVPLGIWAARNDRVSAIVKPVLDFMQTMPSMVYLIPVIVFFGVGFVPGVIATVIFSLPPGVRLTELGIRGVDSETVEAGHAFGAAPGQILRGIQLPLAMPTIMAGINQVIMLALSMAVIAGIGGANGLGKEVAAALATINIPQGVEAGLGVVFIAVFLDRVTAALGTPSDHPSSLLGMLARRRNARRQAIADAAAQPVAV; encoded by the coding sequence ATGCCCGCGCTCAACATCGCCCCGATGGCGGACGGCTTCCGCATCCCCGTCGGAGACGCGGCGAAGTTCGTCGTCGACTGGATCCGCGACAACCTGAAGATCCTGCTCGACGTCGTCTCGAACGTCGTCGGCTTCCTCGTCGAGGGGCTCGCCGACGTGCTGAACTTCCTCCCCGCGCCCCTCATGATCGTGCTGTTCGCGGCGATCGCCTGGCTGCTGCGTTCGTGGCAGCTCGCGGTGGGCACGGCCGTGACGTTCGCGCTCATCGTCGGCATGGACCAGTGGGATCACGCCATGGAGACGCTCGCGCTCGTGCTCGTCGCGGCGCTGGTGACGGTGGCGATCTCGGTGCCGCTCGGCATCTGGGCTGCGCGCAACGACAGGGTCAGCGCGATCGTGAAGCCCGTGCTCGACTTCATGCAGACGATGCCGTCGATGGTGTACCTGATCCCGGTGATCGTGTTCTTCGGCGTCGGCTTCGTGCCCGGCGTCATCGCGACCGTGATCTTCTCGCTGCCTCCCGGCGTGCGGCTGACCGAGCTCGGCATCCGCGGTGTCGACTCCGAGACCGTTGAGGCCGGCCACGCCTTCGGCGCTGCACCGGGGCAGATCCTGCGCGGCATCCAGCTGCCGCTGGCCATGCCGACGATCATGGCCGGCATCAACCAGGTCATCATGCTCGCGCTGTCGATGGCGGTCATCGCCGGCATCGGCGGTGCCAACGGTCTCGGCAAGGAGGTCGCCGCGGCGCTGGCGACCATCAACATCCCGCAGGGCGTCGAGGCCGGGCTCGGCGTCGTGTTCATCGCGGTCTTCCTCGACCGCGTCACCGCGGCGCTGGGAACGCCGAGCGATCACCCGTCGTCGCTCCTGGGCATGCTCGCCCGGCGCCGCAACGCGCGCCGCCAGGCGATCGCGGATGCCGCGGCGCAGCCGGTCGCCGTCTGA